The genome window CCGTCATCAAAGCTCAAGCACAATCTGCACAAACATCGGTCGATTTCATCAAGAGTGTTGGATTCAATGCGACGGATCCCGATAAAGGTAAGCCAACGATGGTTACATTTGAATACGACAAAATTATTGACACGAAAGATCCCGCTACTGGGGTTATTACCTCCACGCCGACACCGATGAAACTGACTGTGCCGATTCTCACGATGCTTCCTATTCCCTTCATAAGGGTCGAAGAAGTAACGATTGACTTTAACGCGAAGATTAATTCTGTTGTGGAGTCGACAACGGCATCATCATCGGAATTAAACGCATCTCTGGCGGTAAAAGGTGGATGGGGGCCCGTGTCAGCAGAGTTGAAATGCAGTTACAGCAATAAGAAATCTTCATCTGCAACAGATAAAACGGAACGGACTTACAGCATGACCATTCATGTTCGTGCAGTGCAGGATGAGCTTCCAGCTGGGATGGAAAAGCTCTTGGGTATTCTCGAGAATAACATCAAGGAAGTACCCGCGTAATATAAAATTATAAGCATGCAGGTAAAGGGCGTCGGAAGTTTCCCTTTACCTGCATTCGTCAGAGGAGGCAATATGGCAGATTTGGGCGACCTTTTGGGATCAATGATGTCTGGATTAATTCGTGCACGTCGCATGGCTGATGAGCAAACTGCAGCGCTGGCAGAATACTACAAAAGCAACCCGCTTCTCGAAGGTTTGTCGGTTCCTCGCATCCGTATTCCTGAGTTGACAATTGAAATGCCCATGCTTATCGAGAATCAAGTGGAAGGACAAAGCGGGGAGATGGAAGATCCGGCAAAGATTGCAGATGCAGCAGAAGCACAACTGAAAACGACCTTGTCTAAGAACAATATCAAGATTAACCCAGCTTTCTATGAAGCGTTTTTAAATGAGGTAAAAAACCGGCTTGAGTTGGTGAAACAAACAGAAGCCCCTATCATGAAAGAAACCGTTGCGCGTAGTGTTCAAGATGCTTTTGCAGCCACTGTGACCAAAATGAAGACCACCTTGACTGCAACACACAAGGAAGCCATTGCAAGAGATCTTCGCGCCAGGGTATCAATAGTCGGCGTCGCCAAAGAGCCAGTGGCTTCAAGTATTGTGGCCAACATCAAAACGGCTGATGTTAAAGAACAGGCATCAAATACGACGGTTGTGCGCCTGAAAATCACACTGAAAGAAGAAGGTCTTGAATGGGCTACAAAGGCGAGCGAATCTGGAGGCGTAGTACGTACGTTACAGCCAGAATGATTGACGGAGCTACATAGGATGCAATGTATTCTGCGGGAAAAACTCTTGACGCAAGCGATGAAACTCGCAGACGTCAGCAATATTTACCGTACCGAAAGCTCCAGTTTTGTGGATGCGTACCTCGCCTGGCTGGAAGAAGCTGAAAAGGACTTGTCAGGCTTACGATCACCCATCGTTATTCTGCTCCAGGCAGAAAAAAGTTCTGTGGCTTCAGTCTTGGACGGGTACCTGCCCAATCAAATTCAAGCAGGAACCAGCATCAGAAA of Candidatus Methanoperedens sp. contains these proteins:
- a CDS encoding DUF2589 domain-containing protein, whose amino-acid sequence is MAGTEGQELSNINFESMIGGPLNAVIKAQAQSAQTSVDFIKSVGFNATDPDKGKPTMVTFEYDKIIDTKDPATGVITSTPTPMKLTVPILTMLPIPFIRVEEVTIDFNAKINSVVESTTASSSELNASLAVKGGWGPVSAELKCSYSNKKSSSATDKTERTYSMTIHVRAVQDELPAGMEKLLGILENNIKEVPA